A single window of Sporosarcina sp. FSL W7-1349 DNA harbors:
- the hemC gene encoding hydroxymethylbilane synthase has product MRKIIVGSRRSKLALTQTNWFIDQMKAAGAPFEFEVKEIVTKGDQILDVMLSKVGGKGLFVKEIEQALYDKEIDFAVHSMKDMPAVLPEGLTIGCIPPREDARDAFLSNDHVKFMDLPIGAVVGTSSLRRSSQLLLLRPDLEIKWIRGNIDTRLRKMQDGEYDAILLAAAGMKRMGWSEDLITEFMDASDCIPAVGQGALAIECRADDEELLAELSRLTDEKTWKEVEAERVFLSEMDGSCQVPIAGFAKFDGQETELTGYIASPDALEVFKTTVRDADPVKAGKEVARILREEGAAEVIEKVKAEMDA; this is encoded by the coding sequence TTGAGAAAAATTATTGTTGGTTCCCGAAGAAGTAAACTTGCGTTAACCCAGACCAATTGGTTCATCGATCAAATGAAGGCCGCTGGCGCGCCATTTGAGTTCGAAGTGAAGGAAATCGTCACGAAAGGGGACCAAATTCTGGACGTTATGCTATCGAAAGTTGGTGGAAAAGGACTTTTCGTCAAGGAAATCGAGCAAGCTCTCTATGATAAGGAAATCGATTTTGCTGTTCATAGTATGAAAGATATGCCGGCCGTTTTGCCGGAAGGACTGACAATCGGCTGCATTCCTCCGCGTGAGGATGCACGAGATGCGTTCCTATCCAATGATCATGTGAAATTCATGGATTTACCTATTGGTGCTGTCGTCGGAACGTCCAGCTTGCGCAGAAGTTCCCAACTTCTTTTGTTGCGTCCCGATCTGGAAATCAAATGGATTCGTGGGAATATTGATACCCGTTTAAGAAAGATGCAGGACGGAGAATATGATGCTATCTTGCTCGCCGCAGCCGGGATGAAACGGATGGGGTGGAGCGAGGATCTGATTACGGAATTCATGGATGCCAGCGACTGCATCCCAGCGGTCGGCCAAGGCGCACTTGCCATCGAATGCCGTGCTGATGATGAGGAACTGCTTGCCGAGCTTTCCCGCCTGACAGATGAAAAGACTTGGAAGGAAGTCGAAGCGGAGCGGGTATTCCTATCCGAGATGGATGGTTCCTGCCAAGTTCCGATTGCAGGGTTCGCGAAATTTGATGGCCAAGAAACCGAATTGACCGGATATATCGCCTCCCCGGATGCGTTGGAAGTGTTCAAGACGACTGTACGGGATGCAGATCCGGTCAAAGCCGGGAAGGAAGTCGCCCGGATTCTACGCGAGGAAGGCGCCGCTGAAGTGATCGAGAAAGTGAAGGCGGAGATGGATGCGTAA
- a CDS encoding uroporphyrinogen-III synthase, which produces MRNGKPLEGELVIFTGTPKSLEVLDQVRQYGGTPASFPLIQVEEILEPTDELRLNACPLYDWLIFTSQSAVAAFGAKMERHSISSESIPGKIGAVGSRTAAALEKLGFTVDFIPTVFSADVFVKQFKPSETEARRLLFLRGSMASGTIKDELPFDVDEWTVYSTEPAVGSVDGLMDALRQNMPKNVLFASPSAVEVFAREVVPHLGWEGYTIGAIGHVTETALEEAGATVHVRPDTYTLMDLVKELAKRKEVD; this is translated from the coding sequence ATGCGTAACGGAAAGCCATTGGAAGGGGAGCTCGTCATCTTCACGGGGACGCCGAAGTCATTGGAAGTGCTCGATCAGGTGAGACAGTACGGCGGAACCCCGGCCTCCTTTCCTTTGATTCAAGTCGAAGAAATACTGGAACCGACGGACGAACTGCGGTTGAATGCCTGTCCTTTGTATGATTGGCTCATCTTCACGAGCCAGAGTGCCGTTGCGGCGTTCGGTGCCAAAATGGAAAGACATTCGATCTCTTCGGAGTCCATTCCCGGGAAAATCGGGGCGGTCGGAAGCCGGACAGCGGCGGCATTGGAAAAGCTCGGGTTCACGGTTGATTTCATCCCGACGGTCTTCAGTGCAGATGTGTTCGTCAAGCAATTTAAGCCGTCCGAAACAGAGGCTAGGCGACTGCTCTTTTTGCGCGGTTCGATGGCGAGCGGGACGATTAAGGACGAATTGCCGTTCGACGTGGATGAATGGACTGTTTATTCAACGGAACCAGCAGTTGGGTCGGTTGATGGATTAATGGATGCTTTGCGGCAAAATATGCCGAAAAACGTCCTATTTGCCAGCCCATCCGCAGTGGAGGTATTTGCACGGGAAGTCGTACCTCACCTTGGTTGGGAAGGCTATACGATCGGCGCCATCGGACATGTGACGGAAACAGCGCTGGAGGAAGCCGGGGCAACCGTCCATGTCAGGCCCGATACATACACTTTAATGGATCTCGTCAAGGAATTGGCGAAACGAAAGGAAGTTGACTGA
- the hemB gene encoding porphobilinogen synthase gives MTNLEFRRNRRLRSSKTLRAMVQETVLRKEDFIYPIFVVEGENVKNPVVSMPGVFQFSMDQLGTEIDEVVSLGIPSVILFGVPAEKDAVGSGAYHDEGIVQQATRFVKERHPELIVIADTCLCEYTDHGHCGVVEGEKVLNDPSLELLVRTAVSQAKAGADIIAPSNMMDGFVVAIRQGLDEAGFIDIPIMSYAVKYASAYYGPFRDAADSTPQFGDRKTYQMDPANRLEAMREAESDVEEGADFLIVKPALSYLDIMRDVKNSVLLPVVAYNVSGEYAMVKAAAINGWVEEKKIVLETLTSMKRAGADLIMTYHAKDAARWLEEN, from the coding sequence ATGACGAATTTAGAATTCAGACGGAACCGGCGGCTGCGCAGTTCCAAGACACTTCGAGCGATGGTGCAGGAAACCGTTTTGCGGAAGGAGGATTTCATTTACCCGATCTTCGTCGTGGAAGGAGAGAACGTGAAAAATCCTGTTGTTTCCATGCCGGGCGTGTTCCAGTTTTCGATGGATCAATTGGGGACGGAAATCGACGAGGTCGTCTCCTTAGGTATCCCATCCGTCATTTTGTTCGGTGTTCCCGCTGAAAAAGATGCCGTCGGATCAGGAGCTTATCATGATGAAGGCATCGTGCAGCAGGCGACCCGCTTCGTGAAAGAACGCCATCCCGAATTGATCGTCATTGCGGATACTTGCCTATGTGAATATACCGACCATGGACATTGCGGCGTCGTGGAAGGGGAAAAGGTTCTCAATGATCCGTCCTTGGAACTGTTAGTGCGTACAGCGGTGAGCCAGGCCAAAGCAGGCGCCGATATCATCGCACCATCCAATATGATGGATGGATTCGTTGTGGCTATCCGACAAGGGTTGGATGAAGCAGGTTTCATCGATATTCCGATCATGTCCTACGCAGTCAAATACGCATCGGCTTATTACGGGCCATTCCGGGATGCAGCGGATTCGACTCCGCAATTCGGAGACCGGAAGACGTATCAAATGGACCCGGCGAACCGTTTGGAAGCCATGCGTGAAGCGGAATCGGATGTGGAAGAAGGCGCTGATTTCCTCATCGTCAAACCGGCTCTGTCCTATCTTGATATTATGCGCGACGTGAAAAATTCCGTACTGTTGCCGGTTGTCGCATACAATGTAAGCGGCGAATACGCAATGGTGAAAGCCGCGGCTATCAACGGCTGGGTGGAAGAGAAGAAGATTGTTTTAGAGACATTGACAAGTATGAAGCGTGCAGGAGCGGATCTCATTATGACATACCATGCCAAAGACGCGGCACGCTGGCTGGAGGAGAACTAA
- the hemL gene encoding glutamate-1-semialdehyde 2,1-aminomutase, which translates to MGNRYEKSKQAFAEAVNLLPGGVNSPVRAFKSVNMDPIFMQSGKGAIITDIDGNEYIDYVLSWGPLILGHTDPDVVAGIQRVAETGTSFGAPTLVENELAQLVIERVPSIEMVRMVSSGTEATMSALRLARGYTGRNKILKFEGCYHGHGDSLLIKAGSGVATLGLPDSPGVPEGIAKNTITVAYNDMESVQAVFEQFGDDLAGVIVEPVAGNMGVVPPEPGFLEGLRELTEKNGTLLIFDEVMTGFRVGYNCAQGYFGVTPDLTCLGKVIGGGLPVGAYGGKREIMENIAPAGSVYQAGTLSGNPLAMTAGIETLKKLTPASYEYFMKLGDQLESGFREAATKYNIPHTVNRAGSMIGFFFTNEKVSDYDKAKTSDLELFAEYYRLMAEEGIFLPPSQFEGMFLSTAHTEAHIAKTVEAFHKVFAQLAR; encoded by the coding sequence TTGGGAAATCGTTATGAAAAATCGAAGCAGGCTTTTGCAGAGGCTGTGAATTTATTGCCCGGCGGAGTCAACTCGCCGGTCCGTGCATTCAAATCGGTGAATATGGATCCGATTTTCATGCAAAGCGGAAAAGGTGCCATCATTACGGATATCGATGGCAATGAATACATCGATTACGTCCTTTCCTGGGGACCCCTTATTTTAGGGCATACCGATCCGGACGTTGTGGCAGGCATTCAACGAGTAGCGGAGACGGGGACAAGCTTTGGCGCACCAACCTTGGTGGAAAATGAACTCGCTCAACTCGTCATCGAACGTGTACCATCGATTGAAATGGTCCGCATGGTATCTTCCGGGACGGAAGCGACGATGAGTGCGTTGCGCTTGGCGCGAGGATACACAGGGCGCAATAAAATCTTGAAATTCGAAGGATGCTACCATGGTCACGGGGATTCCTTGCTTATCAAAGCGGGATCCGGCGTAGCGACATTGGGTCTCCCGGATAGCCCGGGCGTTCCTGAAGGCATCGCAAAGAACACCATTACAGTCGCATATAATGACATGGAAAGCGTTCAAGCGGTCTTCGAGCAATTCGGGGACGACTTGGCGGGTGTCATCGTAGAACCGGTAGCAGGGAATATGGGGGTTGTTCCTCCGGAGCCTGGTTTTTTGGAAGGCTTACGTGAATTGACGGAGAAAAATGGCACGCTTCTCATTTTCGATGAAGTGATGACCGGCTTCCGCGTCGGCTACAATTGTGCCCAAGGCTATTTCGGCGTCACGCCGGATTTGACTTGCCTCGGTAAAGTGATCGGCGGCGGCCTTCCGGTAGGTGCATACGGCGGCAAGCGAGAAATCATGGAGAACATCGCGCCGGCAGGTTCCGTATACCAAGCGGGGACGCTATCTGGAAATCCGCTTGCCATGACGGCAGGAATTGAAACGTTGAAGAAGCTGACACCGGCTTCCTATGAATATTTCATGAAACTTGGCGATCAGCTGGAATCCGGTTTCCGCGAAGCGGCGACGAAATACAATATTCCGCATACTGTCAACCGTGCAGGCTCGATGATCGGCTTCTTCTTCACGAATGAGAAAGTATCCGATTATGACAAAGCCAAAACATCGGATTTGGAGTTGTTCGCAGAATATTACCGTCTGATGGCGGAAGAAGGCATCTTCTTGCCACCATCTCAGTTCGAGGGTATGTTCCTGTCAACTGCTCATACGGAAGCGCATATTGCAAAAACAGTAGAAGCATTCCATAAAGTGTTCGCGCAGTTGGCGAGATGA